A portion of the Parasedimentitalea marina genome contains these proteins:
- a CDS encoding phosphate/phosphite/phosphonate ABC transporter substrate-binding protein: MFSRRMLLSSFSALTLTASAAFAEDSLKIAFIPQENPEKLLGDIDVITAWMGDQLGVPVQGYVTYDHAAAVEALRNGDADISFMGALPFVLAEAQIGAEPLVSEVYRDYPSYAGRVFVRKDSGIDTLADLKGRDIAFADPVSESGYLYPLDLFVEDGLFTGTQGAAEFFGNSFFAGGYQQAMQAMANGLVDAAGASQYADMLLTPEQQTEIKVIGESVQIPSHAIIARPDLADEMKANFTQMMLTLNMPENRYLLAYLYGPDGYVVADTTAYDGVRHMAQKYGLLE, from the coding sequence ATGTTCAGCCGCCGCATGTTACTTTCATCTTTTAGCGCCTTGACGCTCACCGCATCAGCAGCCTTCGCCGAAGACAGCCTGAAAATCGCGTTCATCCCTCAGGAAAACCCTGAAAAGCTACTGGGGGATATTGATGTCATCACTGCATGGATGGGCGATCAGCTAGGCGTGCCGGTTCAGGGCTATGTGACCTATGACCACGCTGCCGCAGTCGAGGCCCTGCGCAATGGCGATGCTGATATCTCGTTCATGGGGGCGCTGCCATTTGTGCTGGCCGAGGCCCAAATCGGGGCGGAGCCGCTGGTGTCCGAGGTTTACCGGGACTATCCCAGTTACGCGGGCCGGGTATTTGTGCGCAAGGACAGCGGCATTGATACGCTTGCCGACTTGAAAGGCCGCGACATTGCTTTTGCGGATCCCGTGTCAGAGTCCGGCTATCTTTACCCACTTGATTTGTTTGTTGAGGATGGCCTCTTCACCGGCACCCAAGGCGCGGCGGAGTTCTTTGGCAACAGCTTTTTTGCGGGGGGCTACCAGCAGGCGATGCAGGCGATGGCAAACGGGCTTGTTGATGCGGCGGGGGCCAGCCAATATGCTGATATGCTGCTGACACCGGAACAGCAGACTGAAATCAAGGTGATTGGTGAGTCCGTGCAGATCCCCAGCCACGCGATCATTGCGCGCCCTGACTTGGCCGACGAAATGAAAGCAAATTTCACCCAGATGATGCTGACGCTGAACATGCCTGAGAACCGGTATCTTCTAGCGTATCTTTATGGGCCGGATGGATATGTTGTTGCCGATACCACGGCCTATGATGGTGTCCGTCATATGGCGCAGAAATACGGGTTACTTGAATGA
- a CDS encoding phosphonate ABC transporter ATP-binding protein, protein MKNINFSVSKGERIALLGPSGAGKSTLLELLDRRLSLGSGEAHVLNIALSKRQRFTRSDRADVGFIFQEFALLHRLSVYQNVMNGRMGRTRGWPSLWGTFDTGDHLIVARALSDVGLSDFEDRRADQLSGGQRQRVAIARCLAQEPRLILADEPVSNLDPSRAAKVLELITSRASDGETAVIFSSHQPQLAQTFADRVIGLRDGEIMFDRLSAHLTQEDITQLYDGFRSDTDLRLVG, encoded by the coding sequence TTGAAAAATATAAACTTCTCTGTATCGAAGGGTGAGCGGATTGCATTGCTCGGGCCATCCGGGGCTGGCAAGTCCACATTGCTGGAGTTACTTGATCGCCGCCTAAGTCTGGGATCTGGCGAGGCTCATGTTCTAAATATAGCTCTTTCCAAAAGACAACGATTCACACGCAGTGATCGCGCGGATGTTGGGTTTATCTTTCAGGAATTTGCTTTGCTTCACCGCCTGAGCGTGTATCAAAACGTCATGAATGGCCGCATGGGGCGCACGCGGGGCTGGCCCTCTCTTTGGGGGACCTTTGATACTGGAGATCATCTGATCGTTGCGCGTGCTTTATCAGATGTAGGCCTGTCCGATTTTGAAGATCGACGCGCAGATCAGTTGTCTGGGGGCCAACGTCAGCGCGTTGCCATCGCCCGCTGTCTGGCGCAGGAACCACGTCTGATTCTGGCGGATGAACCTGTAAGCAACCTTGACCCGTCACGGGCTGCAAAAGTGTTAGAGCTGATTACATCACGCGCCAGTGACGGCGAAACTGCCGTCATTTTCAGTTCTCACCAACCCCAGTTGGCACAAACCTTTGCTGACCGGGTTATTGGGCTGCGCGATGGTGAAATCATGTTTGATCGTCTCTCGGCGCATTTGACCCAAGAAGACATTACACAACTCTATGATGGTTTTCGATCGGACACAGATCTGCGTTTGGTTGGCTGA
- the mntR gene encoding manganese-binding transcriptional regulator MntR codes for MIKPHSNSVTRAVEDQVRQFESVRTAHQSEIVEDYVELIADLIHQYGSARPKDIAERLGVAQPTVTKNLARLKREELILHEPYRSIQLTDEGRQLAASCQRRHRTVVEFLIALGVSSEIAEHDAEGIEHHVSEETLQVFEAFACKRKAD; via the coding sequence ATGATAAAGCCTCATTCAAATTCCGTTACACGCGCCGTTGAAGACCAAGTCCGCCAGTTCGAATCTGTGCGTACAGCCCACCAAAGTGAGATTGTGGAGGATTATGTTGAACTGATTGCTGATCTCATTCATCAGTATGGATCTGCACGCCCAAAGGATATCGCTGAACGTCTGGGCGTTGCACAACCGACTGTGACAAAGAACCTTGCGCGTCTTAAACGCGAGGAATTGATCCTGCACGAACCTTATCGCTCAATTCAGTTGACGGACGAAGGTCGGCAGCTCGCGGCGTCTTGCCAAAGACGTCATCGTACTGTTGTTGAGTTTCTGATTGCTTTGGGAGTATCTTCCGAAATCGCGGAACATGATGCTGAAGGTATCGAGCATCACGTCAGTGAAGAAACGCTGCAGGTCTTCGAGGCCTTTGCATGCAAGAGAAAGGCAGATTGA
- a CDS encoding transposase domain-containing protein: MSVVEPKQIWWTVEELANSGLPELPGSKPGINLLAQRFGWRAIEGCAKRKVGRGGGWIYHWSVLPLAARRKLLTDAAETPDERPDRGNAWAAFDSLPETAKTKARTRLAALQMVEGLHQSGVTHVHAVAEAARQCGSSARSVYNWIGMVEGVAPEDRLAYLVPRNRLAVRKPNKAACTQAFMDYLTSDYLRQGPPTFAQCYRAACKKAKHEGWDILISKTAKRRLDDEVPRLCQVLAREGFAGLLRCFPAQIRDRTTLTALEGVNADCHKFDVFVRWPDGTINRPQIVAFQDLYSGKMLSWRIDHSPNMVMVMAAFGELVETWGIPSHCLFDNGREFTGKWLTGGIPNRFRFKVRKDDPLGVLPNLGIQVHWAKPASGQSKPIERGFRDFAKDIALDPRFDGAYTGNRPDAKPENYGNRAIPLDDFVKVVAEGVEEHNLREGRLSPTARGRSFDETFAESYATAPIRKATEDQRRLWLMGQETGKLNKDNGQLQLFRNFYHSDWMSERAGKKIVARFDPEDLHSGVHIYELDGSYLGFAECRQTVGFFNVTGAKEVERRNHRIKRAQKELLKAHRPLSVQEIAADRTARAATQSELVEAKVVKPVFSKKTVSVPRHQVTSDPVVVEARQAFEQRVKDKAKLDPKPKAVGRFQPASTPKERFQDAKDIIAKSDAGKRVGSGEADWLRSYIELPEYRGFQKVEEFAKRDDAG; encoded by the coding sequence ATGAGCGTCGTTGAACCCAAACAGATCTGGTGGACAGTTGAAGAGCTGGCCAACTCTGGCCTGCCCGAACTGCCGGGCAGCAAACCAGGCATAAACCTGCTGGCACAGCGGTTCGGCTGGCGCGCCATTGAAGGCTGCGCCAAGCGCAAGGTTGGACGCGGTGGCGGCTGGATATATCACTGGTCGGTGTTGCCCTTAGCAGCACGGCGCAAGCTGCTGACAGATGCCGCTGAGACCCCTGACGAACGCCCGGACCGGGGCAATGCCTGGGCCGCATTTGATAGCCTGCCGGAAACTGCAAAGACCAAGGCTAGAACCCGGCTGGCTGCGCTGCAAATGGTGGAAGGTCTGCACCAGTCCGGCGTTACCCATGTTCACGCCGTGGCCGAGGCCGCGCGCCAATGTGGCTCCTCTGCCCGCAGTGTCTACAACTGGATCGGCATGGTTGAAGGCGTCGCCCCTGAGGACCGCCTGGCCTATCTGGTGCCGCGTAACCGTTTGGCTGTTCGCAAGCCCAATAAGGCGGCCTGCACCCAAGCGTTTATGGACTATTTAACAAGCGATTATCTGCGCCAAGGACCACCAACATTTGCCCAATGCTATCGCGCTGCCTGCAAAAAAGCCAAGCATGAGGGTTGGGACATCCTGATCAGCAAGACTGCAAAGCGGCGATTGGACGATGAAGTACCGCGCCTTTGCCAAGTGTTGGCCCGTGAAGGTTTTGCGGGCTTGTTGCGCTGTTTTCCGGCGCAGATCCGGGACCGTACCACCCTGACGGCGCTCGAAGGCGTTAACGCCGATTGCCACAAGTTTGACGTCTTCGTGCGCTGGCCCGACGGCACCATAAACAGGCCCCAGATCGTTGCCTTCCAGGATCTCTATTCCGGCAAGATGTTGAGCTGGCGCATCGATCATTCACCCAACATGGTAATGGTCATGGCCGCCTTTGGCGAATTGGTCGAAACCTGGGGCATCCCTAGCCATTGCCTGTTCGACAACGGACGGGAGTTTACCGGTAAATGGCTCACCGGCGGCATTCCGAACCGCTTTCGCTTTAAGGTGCGCAAAGACGATCCCCTTGGTGTGCTTCCCAATCTGGGCATTCAAGTTCACTGGGCCAAGCCCGCAAGTGGCCAATCTAAACCGATTGAACGTGGGTTCCGGGATTTTGCAAAGGACATCGCTTTAGACCCCCGCTTTGACGGCGCTTATACTGGCAACCGTCCAGATGCCAAACCCGAAAACTACGGCAATCGTGCGATCCCTCTAGACGATTTTGTGAAGGTTGTGGCTGAAGGAGTTGAGGAGCACAATTTACGCGAGGGCCGATTGTCCCCTACTGCACGGGGGCGATCCTTCGACGAGACATTTGCGGAGAGCTACGCCACAGCCCCTATCCGCAAGGCAACCGAGGATCAACGTCGCCTTTGGCTGATGGGTCAAGAGACCGGCAAGCTGAACAAGGACAACGGCCAGCTCCAACTGTTCAGGAACTTCTATCATTCAGACTGGATGTCTGAGCGGGCTGGCAAAAAGATTGTGGCCCGATTTGATCCAGAGGATCTGCATTCCGGTGTTCATATCTACGAGCTCGACGGGTCTTACCTCGGATTTGCCGAATGTCGGCAAACAGTCGGGTTCTTCAACGTTACCGGGGCCAAGGAAGTTGAACGCCGTAATCACAGGATCAAGAGAGCACAAAAGGAGCTTCTGAAGGCCCACCGCCCTCTGTCCGTTCAAGAGATTGCCGCCGACAGGACCGCCCGAGCGGCGACGCAATCGGAATTGGTTGAAGCCAAGGTTGTGAAACCGGTTTTCAGCAAAAAGACCGTGTCGGTTCCTCGCCATCAGGTCACGTCAGATCCAGTAGTGGTTGAGGCGCGGCAAGCCTTCGAGCAGCGGGTGAAGGACAAGGCGAAATTAGATCCAAAACCCAAGGCCGTTGGGCGGTTTCAACCCGCTTCAACCCCCAAAGAGCGGTTCCAAGACGCCAAAGACATCATCGCGAAATCAGACGCCGGGAAACGGGTTGGCAGTGGCGAGGCCGATTGGCTGCGCAGCTACATCGAGCTGCCCGAGTATCGCGGTTTTCAGAAAGTAGAAGAATTTGCCAAACGGGACGACGCCGGTTGA
- the phnE gene encoding phosphonate ABC transporter, permease protein PhnE yields MTRNLIWILIGGAVIWAGLSADISTDKLSSAAPRLADFLARMFPPDWSVWPEILKGLLETLRIAILGTFFSVILSAGLAVLASEKLFPRLIWRPVRALLAMIRAIPLIVVAMLMVGSVGLGPLPGILAITFHATGMLAKFYAEAIDNVASAPVAALESAGASRAQQLRWGIWPQMAPVVLRDTIFRFELNLRESLVLGIVGAGGIGLYVQTYVRSFQYDKAAAVTFAIIILVLISELVAVIVQRRFS; encoded by the coding sequence ATGACACGAAATTTGATCTGGATACTTATCGGCGGAGCCGTGATTTGGGCCGGGCTCAGTGCGGATATCAGCACTGACAAGCTGTCGTCCGCCGCGCCGCGTCTGGCAGATTTTCTGGCACGTATGTTCCCCCCGGATTGGAGCGTCTGGCCCGAGATCCTGAAAGGTTTGCTAGAAACCTTGCGCATTGCAATCCTTGGCACATTCTTCTCGGTGATCCTATCCGCGGGCCTTGCGGTGCTTGCTTCTGAAAAGCTGTTCCCCCGACTGATTTGGCGCCCCGTGCGGGCCTTGCTTGCAATGATCCGGGCGATTCCTCTCATTGTGGTTGCAATGTTGATGGTGGGGTCGGTTGGTTTGGGACCACTGCCAGGCATTCTAGCAATCACTTTCCATGCGACAGGTATGCTGGCCAAATTCTATGCCGAAGCGATCGACAATGTTGCCTCAGCTCCCGTGGCAGCCCTCGAAAGCGCTGGTGCCTCTCGTGCGCAACAGCTGCGTTGGGGGATTTGGCCGCAAATGGCACCGGTTGTCCTGCGCGACACCATTTTCCGGTTTGAGCTTAATTTACGTGAGAGCCTGGTCCTGGGGATCGTTGGTGCAGGGGGGATTGGTTTGTATGTCCAAACTTACGTACGCTCCTTCCAGTATGATAAAGCTGCAGCTGTGACCTTCGCGATTATTATTCTGGTCCTGATTTCAGAATTGGTTGCAGTGATAGTGCAGCGCAGGTTTTCCTAA
- a CDS encoding DUF3164 family protein, with protein sequence MTNQPSSQFQPAAIPDGRIDVDGDPHMRNGKGALVPLDLVKAQDQLRDETVRKIIGHALALQDQVARFKKHVFDDLEAYEDLLAQEYGATLGGAKGNKSLLSFDTCFKVSVAVADQIDCGPELQIAKALVDECMIEWAATSRIEIQAIITSAFNTDKEGKINRAEIVKLTKLDIDDTRWLSAMRAIKDAEHVVGKATYVRCHQRDAADKPWKHITIDLAKA encoded by the coding sequence TTGACCAATCAGCCCTCCAGCCAATTCCAGCCTGCGGCGATCCCAGACGGCCGCATCGACGTCGACGGAGACCCTCACATGCGCAACGGCAAGGGCGCATTGGTTCCGCTGGATCTGGTCAAAGCCCAGGACCAGCTTCGGGATGAAACCGTCCGTAAGATCATCGGCCATGCCCTCGCCCTGCAGGATCAGGTCGCCCGGTTCAAAAAACACGTATTCGATGACCTCGAAGCCTATGAAGATCTGCTGGCTCAGGAGTATGGTGCAACGCTTGGCGGCGCAAAAGGCAACAAGTCCCTTCTCAGTTTCGACACCTGCTTCAAGGTCTCGGTCGCTGTTGCTGATCAGATTGATTGTGGCCCCGAGTTGCAAATCGCCAAGGCGCTTGTGGACGAATGCATGATCGAGTGGGCGGCGACCTCTCGCATTGAAATTCAGGCCATAATCACCAGCGCCTTCAACACCGACAAAGAGGGCAAAATCAACCGCGCTGAGATCGTCAAACTGACCAAACTGGATATCGATGACACCCGTTGGCTGAGCGCAATGCGGGCCATCAAAGACGCCGAGCATGTTGTCGGCAAGGCGACCTATGTGCGCTGCCACCAGCGCGACGCCGCCGACAAGCCCTGGAAGCACATCACCATTGATCTCGCCAAAGCATAA
- a CDS encoding ParB/RepB/Spo0J family partition protein, translating into MRHPNWQKIDTLPVTSIQVEERLRTASPTGVASIVSSISEVGRILQPLLVRKVNGGYRLMDGLHRLCAAQEIGLEEVPVSVSNCTLDQAIRIEVDANVAGAPLSALDMAVFLAAHKALYEKDHPEAARGSAGGRAKNGVPTDIMSVSSFAANASEVFDKGERHIRRLISVGGKLSREEISQLRNAPKRIQFTDLELIAKCGEATDRANICRALGDGTAKSAKEVLARKKSPGTAVKDPVEAARRKLNDAYSRAPKEARRRFAEDHRDELLELLGKDALVVSDEALETDAEIVPFTSKRAG; encoded by the coding sequence ATGCGCCACCCTAATTGGCAGAAAATAGACACCCTACCCGTTACGTCCATCCAGGTAGAAGAGCGCCTGCGCACCGCATCGCCGACTGGTGTCGCCAGCATTGTATCGTCCATTAGTGAAGTTGGTCGCATCTTGCAGCCGCTATTGGTCCGCAAGGTGAATGGGGGCTATCGGCTTATGGACGGTCTGCACCGACTGTGTGCCGCCCAAGAAATCGGGTTGGAAGAGGTCCCGGTCAGTGTGAGTAACTGTACCCTTGACCAAGCTATTCGGATCGAAGTTGACGCCAATGTCGCCGGAGCACCGTTGAGCGCCCTTGATATGGCAGTATTTCTGGCGGCGCATAAGGCGCTGTATGAGAAAGATCACCCCGAGGCCGCTCGTGGAAGTGCCGGAGGACGTGCAAAGAATGGAGTGCCAACGGACATTATGTCCGTTAGCAGTTTTGCAGCCAACGCATCCGAAGTTTTCGACAAGGGAGAACGCCATATCCGACGCCTGATCAGTGTGGGGGGAAAGCTGTCTCGCGAAGAAATATCCCAACTGCGGAATGCGCCCAAACGGATCCAATTCACTGACCTTGAACTGATCGCAAAATGCGGCGAAGCCACTGACCGTGCCAATATTTGCCGCGCCCTGGGTGATGGCACCGCCAAATCCGCCAAGGAAGTTCTGGCCCGCAAGAAATCCCCCGGAACTGCAGTTAAAGACCCGGTTGAGGCAGCGCGCAGAAAACTAAACGACGCCTATTCACGGGCCCCAAAAGAAGCCCGGCGGAGGTTTGCCGAGGATCACCGCGACGAGCTGCTGGAGCTACTGGGCAAAGACGCCCTAGTCGTTAGCGACGAAGCCCTGGAAACAGATGCCGAAATCGTCCCCTTCACCAGCAAACGGGCGGGGTGA
- a CDS encoding helix-turn-helix domain-containing protein, whose product MDAEARKRLRIAIAASNITGQSICDKYGWPKNYVSRVVNGDIKGPDPTRLLHICDELNVGIVYVLTGRQTTSDRQNLLNEIAQSPQEVIDQVADFVRDIGLGSES is encoded by the coding sequence ATGGACGCTGAAGCACGTAAGCGGCTTAGAATTGCAATCGCTGCCAGTAACATAACCGGGCAGTCCATTTGTGATAAATATGGGTGGCCAAAGAACTATGTATCACGCGTGGTGAATGGTGATATCAAAGGCCCTGATCCGACTAGGCTCTTGCATATTTGCGACGAACTAAACGTGGGAATTGTCTACGTCTTGACTGGCCGACAGACCACGTCGGACAGGCAAAACCTACTCAATGAGATTGCTCAATCACCTCAAGAAGTTATTGATCAAGTTGCTGATTTTGTTCGCGACATTGGTCTGGGGAGCGAGAGCTAG
- a CDS encoding cytochrome c peroxidase — MKRFLTTAVLCLLPMTAQATALEEAPWAPRAAAYRLTLFLGNLDPMPWDKLENSWTTPVTGSARNVSAVSKMSKAEVDAVTSALGSQDRQALFVAATDVVKNGILRSLAAADDALGTANAAQEVARAETLYRAFADGIKAGDPAGFRTLGRAWLTLNSAVGSAGLSQSGAPEPDHTAFAAARAVIETYLQDNFTAASFAPRAKLTSVPETTLQTGVSVDVPVSLPPGSDIADQREFPRLILQFEEAGLDEADMPLVAYGDMLFDSPQIFGGPARDLGFTCSTCHNRSDVNRDFFIPGLSNHAGGMDVDGSFFAPMFNDRNDDHLDTPSLRGIRFTAPYGRDGREASLRDFTRNVIVTEFAGEEPTPFQLDALMAYMRQFDFLPNPQIDRAGNLTDLASDAAMRGEVLFNTPFDGLNGRACASCHTPERNFRDGQTYDIGTSEAPFEGGSATQFDTPTLRNVNFTAPYMHDGSIPTLAGVVDWFNDSKSLNLNVDERSDLTAYLEAIGDGEDPYQVFQGRESTFRLAFDELTTFASTLNTLIPMQDAENIALLVETVAPDLAADASVMINQAAKPDVYLLSAHLQAVGDASAAGNWADAATAWDMFKTLQSEINEGMY, encoded by the coding sequence ATGAAACGATTTTTGACCACAGCTGTTTTGTGCCTGCTGCCCATGACGGCACAGGCCACCGCGCTTGAAGAAGCACCTTGGGCCCCTCGTGCCGCCGCATATCGCCTGACATTGTTTTTGGGCAATCTTGATCCGATGCCATGGGATAAACTAGAAAACAGCTGGACCACGCCCGTCACCGGCAGCGCCCGCAATGTTTCCGCAGTTTCCAAAATGTCCAAAGCAGAGGTTGATGCAGTAACTTCTGCTCTTGGCAGTCAGGACCGTCAGGCGCTGTTTGTAGCCGCGACTGATGTGGTTAAAAATGGCATTTTGCGGTCCCTTGCTGCGGCAGACGACGCACTTGGCACTGCAAATGCAGCTCAAGAGGTCGCCCGCGCCGAGACCCTGTATCGCGCCTTCGCAGATGGCATTAAGGCGGGTGATCCAGCTGGCTTCCGTACACTGGGGCGGGCTTGGTTGACCCTGAATTCCGCGGTGGGCAGTGCTGGATTGTCACAATCTGGTGCCCCGGAGCCTGACCACACTGCGTTTGCTGCTGCGCGCGCGGTTATCGAGACCTATCTGCAGGATAACTTCACCGCCGCCAGTTTCGCACCACGGGCCAAACTGACTTCGGTGCCGGAAACCACTCTTCAGACCGGTGTCTCGGTCGATGTGCCTGTTTCGCTGCCGCCTGGATCCGACATCGCCGATCAGCGCGAATTTCCGCGTCTGATCCTGCAGTTTGAAGAGGCTGGCCTGGATGAGGCCGACATGCCTCTCGTGGCTTACGGCGATATGTTGTTTGACAGTCCCCAGATTTTTGGAGGACCGGCGCGCGATTTGGGCTTTACCTGCTCGACCTGCCACAACCGATCTGATGTGAACCGTGATTTCTTCATTCCCGGCCTCAGCAATCATGCGGGCGGAATGGATGTGGACGGGTCGTTCTTTGCACCGATGTTCAATGATCGCAACGATGACCACCTTGATACTCCATCCCTGCGCGGCATCCGCTTTACCGCGCCATACGGCCGCGACGGGCGCGAAGCCAGCCTGCGCGATTTCACCCGCAATGTGATCGTCACCGAATTTGCTGGCGAGGAGCCGACACCGTTCCAACTGGATGCCTTGATGGCCTATATGCGGCAGTTTGATTTCCTACCCAACCCACAGATTGACCGAGCTGGCAATCTGACCGATCTGGCCTCAGACGCTGCAATGCGGGGTGAAGTCCTGTTCAATACGCCTTTTGACGGACTGAACGGCCGTGCCTGCGCATCTTGTCACACTCCCGAGCGGAACTTCCGCGATGGTCAGACCTATGACATCGGCACTTCTGAGGCGCCGTTTGAAGGTGGCTCTGCAACGCAGTTTGACACGCCGACGCTGCGCAACGTCAACTTCACCGCCCCCTATATGCATGACGGGTCGATACCGACACTTGCTGGTGTGGTAGACTGGTTCAATGATAGCAAATCCCTGAACCTGAATGTCGACGAACGCTCTGATCTGACCGCCTATCTAGAGGCTATCGGCGATGGTGAAGATCCCTATCAAGTGTTTCAGGGTCGCGAGAGCACCTTTCGGCTGGCGTTTGATGAACTGACCACTTTTGCCTCAACCTTGAACACCCTTATCCCGATGCAAGACGCTGAAAACATCGCGCTTTTGGTAGAAACTGTTGCGCCTGACCTGGCAGCGGATGCCTCGGTGATGATTAATCAAGCGGCCAAACCGGATGTCTATCTCTTGTCGGCACATCTACAGGCCGTCGGAGACGCCAGTGCCGCTGGAAACTGGGCAGATGCTGCCACCGCGTGGGATATGTTCAAAACTCTACAATCTGAAATCAATGAGGGGATGTACTAA
- a CDS encoding gp16 family protein: MTRALQQKIHVGCRELGLDGDARRALQLVVTGKKSMKDMDDTDLLKVLKRLKKDGFNASSKGAKKHKVASRPDLRLVHVLWTKLGEAGELRDPSRAGLNKFVRDQFGNIWGSVPADIDMLRDHKQINAVIQALKAWGARAGIDFNWAEHRK, from the coding sequence ATGACCCGCGCCCTGCAACAAAAGATCCACGTCGGGTGTCGCGAACTTGGCCTGGACGGTGACGCCCGCCGCGCTCTGCAGCTTGTTGTGACCGGCAAGAAATCCATGAAGGACATGGATGATACCGACCTTTTAAAAGTGCTTAAACGGCTCAAGAAAGACGGATTTAACGCCTCTTCGAAGGGGGCGAAGAAGCACAAAGTCGCCTCGCGTCCAGATCTGCGCTTGGTGCATGTGCTTTGGACCAAGCTCGGCGAAGCAGGCGAGCTGCGTGACCCCAGCCGCGCCGGGCTGAATAAGTTCGTTCGAGACCAGTTTGGCAATATTTGGGGCTCGGTGCCTGCCGACATCGACATGTTACGCGATCACAAACAGATCAACGCCGTGATCCAGGCGCTCAAAGCCTGGGGCGCGCGGGCTGGTATCGACTTTAACTGGGCGGAGCATCGCAAGTGA
- a CDS encoding helix-turn-helix domain-containing protein encodes MQNPEPNPPERSPQDLRNQLSANLLKLTDGMVVSQICKKANISRNQFNRYLTGESFPRPDVLDRICSFFGVDANILLRPLGDAPETPERIALRHAIRAGRFDCADDLPLAVMTVRSFYKTYEARCILAQCAGVVSPCDFQMLAEEAGFSDLQPEPIAILSYPSETPKPEQIH; translated from the coding sequence ATGCAAAATCCTGAACCGAACCCACCTGAACGAAGCCCGCAGGACTTGCGCAATCAACTTTCGGCAAATCTGCTCAAGTTGACTGATGGTATGGTGGTCTCACAGATCTGCAAGAAAGCAAACATTAGCCGGAACCAGTTCAACCGCTATCTGACCGGTGAGAGTTTTCCACGGCCTGACGTGCTGGACCGCATTTGCAGCTTCTTTGGGGTCGATGCCAACATCCTGTTGCGCCCGCTTGGAGACGCCCCAGAGACCCCCGAACGCATCGCGCTGCGCCATGCCATCCGGGCCGGCCGTTTTGACTGCGCCGATGACCTGCCGCTGGCCGTGATGACGGTTCGAAGCTTTTACAAGACATACGAGGCCCGGTGCATTCTGGCGCAATGCGCCGGTGTCGTAAGCCCATGCGATTTCCAAATGTTGGCCGAGGAAGCCGGGTTTTCTGACCTGCAGCCCGAACCCATCGCAATCCTGTCTTACCCCTCTGAAACACCCAAACCGGAGCAAATCCATTGA
- a CDS encoding helix-turn-helix domain-containing protein: protein MSDGFKPYLPGVLALIADEISVDLAVRLAKQRGGREIYIAKDPAPGSSLSKIVGQSNAQKLYKLLGSGKMLVPAGNICGQTGRRQRIAMLLDQGVSHSIIAAEVDVHIRTVERMSAELRCPKDLRQSDLFL, encoded by the coding sequence GTGAGCGATGGCTTCAAGCCATATCTACCCGGCGTGTTGGCGCTGATCGCTGATGAAATCAGCGTCGACCTTGCGGTGCGCCTTGCCAAACAGCGTGGCGGTCGCGAGATCTATATCGCCAAGGACCCTGCCCCCGGCAGCTCGTTGTCGAAAATCGTCGGGCAATCCAATGCCCAAAAGCTCTACAAGCTGCTGGGCAGCGGCAAGATGCTGGTGCCCGCCGGAAACATCTGCGGGCAAACTGGACGCCGCCAGCGGATCGCCATGCTGCTGGACCAGGGCGTGAGCCATTCGATCATTGCCGCAGAAGTCGACGTTCACATCCGCACTGTGGAACGCATGTCCGCAGAACTGCGTTGCCCGAAAGATCTGCGGCAGTCCGATCTTTTTCTGTAG
- a CDS encoding helix-turn-helix domain-containing protein, giving the protein MTLITPQECTNKRRKLGIPQTALCELAGLRSNYICRFEGDKILEPSGKKLVAISNALRAFEIAKSNHPFVDIKELIVAAQKELPEHSKSAIRQVSQQTCAKDSVCLTKAAS; this is encoded by the coding sequence ATGACACTCATTACTCCACAAGAATGCACAAACAAACGGCGTAAACTCGGTATTCCGCAAACCGCACTCTGCGAGTTGGCTGGGCTCCGCTCAAACTACATCTGCAGGTTCGAAGGTGACAAAATCCTCGAACCATCTGGGAAGAAACTCGTTGCCATCAGTAATGCTCTAAGAGCATTTGAGATTGCGAAGTCAAACCATCCGTTCGTTGATATAAAAGAGCTAATTGTTGCGGCTCAAAAAGAACTACCAGAGCATTCCAAATCAGCAATTCGGCAAGTGAGCCAACAAACCTGTGCGAAGGACAGTGTTTGTCTCACAAAGGCTGCATCGTGA